The following are encoded together in the Blautia obeum ATCC 29174 genome:
- a CDS encoding ABC transporter ATP-binding protein: MKYLKKSAGYVVLIIALLFLQAYCDLSLPDYTSKIVNVGIQQSGIEDSVPEKIRKTSMDNLKLFMDEEEKETIDSYYEEDGDNLVLKDDVKSEEREKLNDILTKPMMIAASFSSGSDEVNEMLAKMGVPEGTDPMQAIAQLPEEALTSMIEKISEKIDKMQPSILTQAGVAYVKSEYEAMGEDVDAIQMHYIKISGVKMLGMALITMLCAICVVFLSSRVAAALGHDLRNAVYNKVISFSSREYHKFSTASLITRCTNDIQQVQQVMAMFFRIVLYAPILGIGGVIRVLKTDSSMTWILGLAVGLILVVIVVLFQVAMPKFTILQTLVDKLNLVTREILTGIPVIRAFSREKHEEERFEEANLRLTKTNLFVNRCMTFMMPTMMLIMNGVSVLIIYSGSYAVDNGTMQVGNVMAFIQYAMQIIMSFLMITAMSIMLPRANVAALRINDVLNTKVSITDPENPVQPEANVKGTVEFDHVSFAYPEAGENVISDISFKAEKGETIAVIGSTGSGKSTLINLIPRFYDVTEGRVLVDGVDVREMTQKEVRSRLGYVPQKGVLFSGTIDSNIRYGKTDISETEVKEAAEVAQATEFIDAKPEKYASPIAQGGTNVSGGQKQRLSIARAIAKKPEIFIFDDSFSALDFKTDSTLRKALKEHTKDATTIIVAQRISTILNADKIIVLDDGHMAGIGTHGELMKNCEVYRQIAMSQLSEEELA, from the coding sequence ATGAAATATCTGAAAAAATCAGCTGGCTATGTAGTACTGATCATAGCACTTCTGTTTCTTCAGGCTTACTGCGATCTGTCACTGCCGGATTACACATCCAAGATCGTTAATGTGGGAATCCAGCAAAGTGGTATCGAAGACAGTGTACCTGAAAAGATCAGAAAAACATCCATGGATAATCTGAAATTATTTATGGATGAAGAGGAAAAAGAAACCATAGATTCCTATTATGAAGAAGATGGGGACAACCTCGTACTAAAAGATGATGTAAAATCTGAGGAACGAGAGAAACTCAACGATATTTTAACAAAACCGATGATGATAGCTGCAAGCTTTTCATCCGGCAGTGACGAAGTAAATGAGATGCTTGCAAAGATGGGAGTTCCGGAAGGAACAGATCCGATGCAGGCAATCGCTCAGCTGCCAGAGGAAGCTCTGACCTCAATGATCGAGAAGATCAGTGAGAAGATTGACAAGATGCAGCCATCCATCCTTACACAGGCTGGTGTAGCTTATGTAAAGAGTGAATACGAGGCAATGGGTGAGGATGTCGATGCGATCCAGATGCATTACATCAAAATCTCAGGCGTTAAGATGCTGGGAATGGCACTTATCACCATGCTCTGCGCAATCTGCGTGGTATTTCTTTCATCCAGAGTGGCAGCAGCGCTTGGTCATGACCTGAGAAATGCAGTGTACAATAAAGTTATTTCATTCTCAAGCCGTGAATACCATAAATTCTCAACAGCATCCCTGATCACCCGATGCACAAACGATATTCAGCAGGTGCAGCAGGTAATGGCAATGTTTTTCCGTATCGTACTATATGCGCCGATCCTTGGTATCGGTGGCGTGATCCGTGTATTGAAGACGGATTCTTCTATGACATGGATCCTTGGTCTTGCAGTAGGCCTGATCCTTGTTGTGATCGTTGTTCTGTTCCAGGTGGCAATGCCTAAGTTTACAATACTGCAGACTCTGGTTGACAAACTGAACCTGGTAACACGTGAGATCCTGACAGGTATCCCTGTTATCCGCGCATTCAGCCGTGAAAAACACGAAGAAGAACGTTTTGAAGAGGCAAATCTAAGACTTACAAAGACAAACCTGTTTGTTAACAGATGTATGACTTTTATGATGCCGACGATGATGCTCATTATGAATGGTGTCTCTGTGCTGATCATCTACAGTGGATCTTATGCAGTAGACAATGGAACCATGCAGGTTGGTAATGTTATGGCATTCATTCAGTATGCAATGCAGATCATCATGTCCTTCCTGATGATCACAGCAATGTCCATTATGCTCCCAAGAGCAAATGTTGCAGCACTTCGTATCAACGATGTACTCAATACAAAAGTCAGCATAACAGATCCGGAAAATCCGGTTCAGCCAGAGGCGAATGTCAAAGGAACCGTTGAATTCGACCATGTAAGTTTTGCATATCCGGAAGCAGGCGAAAACGTCATCAGCGACATCTCCTTTAAGGCAGAAAAGGGCGAAACGATCGCCGTGATCGGAAGTACCGGAAGCGGAAAGAGCACACTGATCAATCTGATTCCTCGTTTCTATGATGTGACAGAAGGCCGTGTTCTTGTCGACGGAGTGGATGTTCGTGAAATGACTCAGAAAGAAGTACGATCCAGACTTGGATATGTTCCACAGAAGGGAGTCCTTTTCTCCGGTACGATCGATTCCAATATCCGCTACGGCAAGACTGATATTTCAGAAACAGAAGTAAAAGAAGCAGCAGAGGTTGCTCAGGCAACAGAATTTATTGATGCGAAACCAGAGAAATATGCTTCTCCGATCGCTCAGGGCGGAACAAACGTATCCGGCGGACAGAAGCAGCGGCTTTCAATTGCAAGAGCGATCGCCAAGAAACCGGAGATATTTATTTTTGACGACAGCTTTTCCGCTCTGGATTTCAAGACTGACAGTACTCTGCGTAAGGCTCTGAAAGAACATACCAAAGATGCTACAACGATCATTGTTGCACAGCGTATCAGCACGATCCTGAATGCAGACAAGATCATTGTACTGGATGATGGACATATGGCAGGAATTGGTACTCATGGAGAACTGATGAAAAACTGTGAAGTTTATCGTCAGATTGCAATGAGTCAGCTGTCAGAGGAGGAATTGGCATGA
- a CDS encoding MarR family winged helix-turn-helix transcriptional regulator: MFTDEEPDFCQREYKSSILTMFMRIDRRFMAKCFGQMQELGIYPGQIPVLGLLAHKDGLSQREIAEKLHIKPPTVNVTVQRLEKAGFLYREADEKDQRISRIYMTEKGKQAKESGMKKVQDNEKILLDGFSEEDLCLLRRFLDQITENIEKIPVASGKNNTRKERQQK, encoded by the coding sequence TTGTTTACAGATGAAGAACCAGACTTTTGTCAGAGAGAGTATAAATCCAGTATTCTCACAATGTTTATGCGGATTGACCGGCGTTTTATGGCCAAATGCTTTGGACAGATGCAGGAACTGGGAATCTATCCGGGACAGATACCGGTGCTCGGTCTATTGGCACACAAAGACGGACTGAGCCAGCGCGAGATCGCAGAAAAACTGCACATCAAACCACCGACTGTCAACGTAACTGTCCAACGCCTGGAAAAAGCGGGATTCCTTTACAGAGAAGCCGATGAAAAAGATCAGCGTATCTCAAGAATCTATATGACAGAAAAAGGCAAGCAGGCCAAAGAAAGTGGCATGAAGAAGGTGCAGGATAACGAGAAAATACTTCTCGATGGTTTCAGCGAAGAAGACCTTTGCCTTCTGCGAAGATTTCTGGACCAGATCACAGAGAACATTGAAAAAATACCGGTTGCATCCGGTAAGAACAACACCAGGAAAGAGAGGCAGCAAAAGTGA
- a CDS encoding ABC transporter ATP-binding protein yields the protein MSGQRRRGPMGGHGPGMRPTEKAKDFKGSMGKLFRYMSRYKLRFVMVFIFAVAGTVFNIAGPKILGKATTELFNGLVAKVNGTGGINFGKIGMILLWTLGLYLASACFSFIQGWIMTGISNDVTYNLRKDISKKINKLPLNYFESRTNGEILSRVTNDVDTLQMSLNQSLTQLITSVTTLIGVFIMMLSINVWMTLAALLILPVSMFIIQTVMKHSQKYFQAQQNYLGAVNGQIEENFGGHDVVRVFNKENDVLEEFEKDNKKLYESAWKSQFFSGMMMPIMQFVGNLGYVMVALLGGVFVIKGSIEVGDIQSFFQYIRNFTQPIQQIAQVTNLLQSSAAASERVFEFLDEEEEVQQPENPDSIEGLNGNVQFEHVEFGYNPDKIIVHDFSADVHDGQKVAIVGPTGAGKTTMVKLLMRFYDVNKGAIKVDGHDVRNFNRSELHEMFGMVLQDTWLFSGTIMENIRYGRLDATDEEVIAAAKAAHIHNFIMQQPGGYQMVLDEETSNISQGQKQLLTIARAILADNKILILDEATSSVDTRTEMQIQKAMDNLMKGRTSFVIAHRLSTIKDADLILVMKDGDIIEQGNHKELLAANGFYADLYNSQFDK from the coding sequence ATGAGTGGACAGAGACGACGCGGACCGATGGGCGGTCATGGACCTGGAATGCGCCCGACAGAAAAAGCAAAAGATTTTAAAGGTTCAATGGGAAAATTGTTCCGTTATATGAGCCGTTATAAATTACGTTTTGTAATGGTATTTATCTTTGCGGTTGCAGGAACTGTTTTTAATATTGCAGGACCTAAGATCCTTGGTAAAGCAACGACAGAGCTTTTCAACGGCCTGGTTGCCAAGGTAAACGGAACCGGAGGCATTAATTTTGGCAAGATCGGAATGATCCTGCTATGGACATTGGGATTATATCTGGCAAGTGCATGTTTTTCCTTTATCCAGGGATGGATCATGACAGGAATCTCCAATGATGTAACCTATAATTTAAGAAAAGATATTTCAAAGAAGATCAATAAACTGCCGCTCAATTATTTTGAGAGCAGAACAAACGGTGAGATCCTCTCAAGAGTAACAAACGATGTCGATACTCTGCAAATGAGTCTGAACCAGAGTCTGACCCAGCTGATCACATCCGTAACAACACTGATCGGTGTATTTATTATGATGCTGTCCATCAATGTGTGGATGACACTGGCAGCACTTCTGATCCTGCCGGTATCTATGTTTATCATTCAGACAGTGATGAAGCATTCACAGAAATATTTCCAGGCACAGCAGAATTACCTTGGTGCAGTCAATGGCCAGATCGAAGAAAACTTTGGCGGCCATGATGTGGTAAGAGTTTTCAACAAAGAAAATGATGTTCTGGAGGAATTTGAAAAGGACAACAAAAAGCTCTACGAATCAGCATGGAAATCTCAGTTCTTCTCAGGAATGATGATGCCGATCATGCAGTTTGTAGGAAACCTCGGATATGTGATGGTTGCACTTCTTGGTGGTGTTTTTGTTATCAAAGGTTCCATCGAAGTTGGTGATATCCAGTCCTTCTTCCAGTATATCCGTAACTTTACACAGCCAATCCAGCAGATCGCTCAGGTTACAAACCTTCTGCAGTCTTCAGCTGCAGCATCCGAGCGTGTGTTTGAATTCCTAGATGAAGAGGAAGAAGTACAGCAGCCGGAAAATCCGGATTCTATCGAAGGACTCAACGGAAATGTACAGTTTGAGCATGTAGAGTTTGGCTATAATCCGGATAAGATCATCGTGCATGATTTTTCAGCAGATGTGCATGATGGCCAGAAGGTAGCTATCGTAGGTCCGACCGGAGCGGGAAAAACGACCATGGTAAAACTTCTGATGCGTTTCTATGATGTAAACAAAGGCGCGATCAAGGTTGATGGCCATGATGTCAGAAACTTCAACAGAAGTGAGCTCCATGAAATGTTCGGAATGGTTCTTCAGGACACCTGGCTTTTCTCAGGAACGATCATGGAAAACATCCGTTACGGACGTCTGGATGCAACCGATGAAGAAGTTATTGCAGCGGCAAAGGCTGCTCATATCCATAACTTCATCATGCAGCAGCCTGGCGGATACCAGATGGTACTGGATGAGGAGACAAGCAATATCTCTCAGGGACAGAAACAGCTTCTTACCATTGCAAGAGCAATTCTTGCAGACAACAAGATCCTGATTCTTGATGAGGCAACATCTTCTGTCGATACCCGAACAGAAATGCAGATCCAGAAAGCAATGGACAACCTGATGAAGGGCAGAACAAGCTTCGTTATTGCACACAGACTTTCTACGATCAAAGATGCAGATCTGATCCTTGTTATGAAGGATGGCGATATCATCGAGCAGGGAAATCACAAAGAACTCCTGGCAGCAAATGGATTCTATGCGGATCTTTACAACAGCCAGTTTGACAAATAA
- a CDS encoding DUF4250 domain-containing protein, whose amino-acid sequence MIPKDPVMLLSYVNTQLRDYYDSLDDFLKDKELSREGLIKKLASIDYQYDAELNQFV is encoded by the coding sequence ATGATACCAAAGGATCCAGTGATGCTGTTGAGCTATGTCAATACACAGCTTAGAGATTATTATGATTCCCTGGACGATTTCCTTAAAGATAAGGAGTTGTCCAGGGAGGGGCTGATAAAGAAACTCGCGTCGATTGATTACCAGTACGATGCCGAGCTTAATCAGTTTGTATAA